The genome window GCGTAAGATACTCTACTGCTGAGGTGCCGCCCACGATCGACGCCAGCGTGCCAACTAACGTGATGCTAATTTGCACCGTCGCGAGGAAACGGTCCGCATCATCTTTCACGTGACCAACGACCCGAGCGGCCATCGATCCTTCCTCAATGAGTTGATCAATCCGGCCGCAACGCATCGAGACCACGGCAATCTCCGAGCCAGAAAAGAAACCGTTGGCCACAACGAGCAGTAGAATCAGCATGAGTT of Deltaproteobacteria bacterium contains these proteins:
- a CDS encoding DUF21 domain-containing protein; the encoded protein is MTGEFWFELMLILLLVVANGFFSGSEIAVVSMRCGRIDQLIEEGSMAARVVGHVKDDADRFLATVQISITLVGTLASIVGGTSAVEYLTPVFQRSSLSLVHRQ